Proteins encoded together in one Carya illinoinensis cultivar Pawnee chromosome 3, C.illinoinensisPawnee_v1, whole genome shotgun sequence window:
- the LOC122303325 gene encoding alternative NAD(P)H-ubiquinone oxidoreductase C1, chloroplastic/mitochondrial yields the protein MAQIALTTSAALFPFNRGAKQWTNLFPRFSKRYGTNISLFMGYRKKGVRFVASDATGRIGGVPEISDGETDPRSYVWPDKKKPRVCILGGGFGGLYTALRLESLVWPDDKKPQVLLVDQSERFVFKPMLYELLSGEVDAWEIAPRFLDLLANTSVQFFQDRVKLLHPSDHFRMNGPSGSSFGGTVLLESGLLIEYDWLVLALGAESKLDVVPGASEFALPFSNLEDARKVDNKLRRLERQNFGKFSPIRVAVVGCGYSGVELAATVAERLQSRGNVQAINVETTICPTAPPGNREAALKVLSSREVQLLLGYFVRCIRRVDSVEASENMTGSGAAPGIAAEDDHETYTLELQPAQRGLQSQILEADLVLWTVGSKPPLPQLEPHDKPHELPLNGRGQAETDETLRVKGHPRIFALGDSSSLRDSNGKLLPATAQVAFQQADFTGWNLWAAINDRPLLPFRFQNLGEMMTLGRNDAAISPSFIEGLTLEGPIGHTARKIAYLIRLPTDEHRLKVGISWLTKSAIESVASLQSNLTKVLSGS from the exons ATGGCACAGATTGCTTTAACTACTTCAGCAGCACTGTTTCCCTTCAATC GTGGAGCAAAGCAATGGACTAATCTATTTCCCAGGTTCTCGAAAAGATACGGGACCAACATCTCGTTATTCATGGGTTATCGGAAGAAAGGAGTTAGATTTGTGGCTTCGGATGCGACAGGGAGGATTGGAGGTGTTCCGGAGATATCTGACGGTGAAACAGATCCCCGGTCTTATGTATGGCCAGATAAGAAG AAGCCTAGGGTGTGTATACTAGGTGGTGGATTTGGAGGCTTGTATACTGCCTTGAGACTAGAATCACTTGTATGGCCTGATGACAAAAAACCTCAG GTGCTTCTTGTTGACCAGTCTGAACGCTTTGTTTTTAAGCCAATGTTGTATGAGCTTCTATCTGGAG AAGTAGATGCATGGGAAATTGCTCCTCGTTTCTTGGATTTGCTGGCAAATACAAGTGTGCAGTTTTTCCAAGACAGGGTAAAGCTGTTACATCCGTCTGATCATTTTAGAATGAATGGGCCCTCTGGATCTAGTTTTGGAGGAACCGTGCTTCTTGAAAGTGGTCTCCTTATTGAATATGACTG GCTGGTTCTTGCTTTGGGAGCTGAATCTAAACTTGATGTTGTACCAGGAGCGTCAGAATTTGCATTGCCATTCTCCAACCTGGAGGATGCACGC AAGGTTGACAATAAGTTAAGAAGACTGGAGAGGCAGAACTTTGGTAAGTTCTCTCCAATTCGTGTAGCTGTTGTTGGTTGTGGTTACTCTGGAGTGGAATTAGCGGCCACAGTAGCGGAGAGGCTGCAAAGTAGAGGTAATGTGCAAGCGATCAATGTGGAAACCACAATATGCCCAACTGCACCCCCTGGAAATAGGGAAGCTGCTTTGAAA GTTCTTTCTTCCAGAGAAGTTCAACTGCTATTGGGTTATTTTGTCCGCTGTATTCGGAGAGTGGACAGTGTGGAAGCTTCAGAAAATATGACTGGAAGTGGAGCAGCTCCTGGCATTGCTGCTGAAGATGATCATGAGACATATACATTGGAACTTCAACCTGCTCAAAGGGGATTACAAAGTCAAATCCTGGAGGCAGATTTAGTATTATGGACTGTTGGATCTAAACCTCCTCTTCCTCAGCTGGAACCCCATGATAAACCCCATGAGCTTCCCCTAAATGGCCGGGGACAAGCAGAAACAGATGAAACTCTTCGTGTTAAGGGACATCCTCGCATATTTGCCCTTGGTGACTCTTCGTCTTTAAGGGACTCAAATGGAAAGCTTCTTCCAGCCACAGCACAG GTTGCATTTCAGCAAGCAGACTTTACTGGGTGGAATCTGTGGGCAGCAATCAATGACCGTCCTCTTTTGCCATTTAG GTTTCAGAATTTAGGTGAGATGATGACTCTGGGGAGAAATGATGCTGCCATTTCACCAAGTTTCATAGAGGGGCTTACCTTAGAAGGTCCTATAGGTCATACTG CAAGGAAAATAGCATACTTGATCAGATTACCGACAGATGAGCATAGGCTTAAAGTGGGAATCAGCTGGCTTACAAAATCTGCTATAGAATCAGTTGCCTCACTACAAAGCAACCTAACAAAGGTTCTCTCCGGCTCATAG
- the LOC122303326 gene encoding serine carboxypeptidase-like 45 — translation MKFQQWIMVMGVICTSFFHTLIPVESHPVAHKIKSLPGQPRVSFQQFAGFITIDEQQQRALFYYFVEAEGNPASKPLVLWLNGGPGCSSVGAGAFIEHGPFRPSGYNLVKNEYSWNKEVNMLYLESPAGVGFSYSSNQSFYSYVNDEITAQDSLLFLKLWFAKFPEYQNRDFFIAGESYAGHYVPQLAHLIVHSDVKFKLKGIAIGNPLLEFATDFNAPDEYYWSHGLISDAVYSRLSKECNSSQMMREAIYGGFLSPACTDVYTQLSGQLSLSIDQYYVIGDVCEQSSGQSQVETLYHPLQSRVETLSSFHSLSDASSQQPVRQSKEDVCAQENTHKYLNRKDVQQALHARLVGVPKWVLCSKVPKYDARDREKPTIPVVGSLVKSGIRALVYSGDQDSVIPFTGTRTLVNGLAMELKLETTVPYGAWFEGKQVGGWTQVYGKLELSFASIRGASHTAPASQPQRSLTLFKGFIAGKPLPAT, via the exons ATGAAGTTTCAGCAATGGATCATGGTCATGGGAGTAATCTGTACGTCGTTCTTCCATACTCTCATTCCAGTGGAGTCTCATCCCGTAGCTCACAAAATCAAAAGTCTACCTGGCCAGCCACGGGTCAGTTTCCAACAATTTGCTGGCTTCATCACCATTGATGAACAGCAACAGAGAGCTCTCTTTTACTACTTTGTTGAAGCTGAAGGAAACCCTGCTTCAAAGCCTCTTGTTCTCTGGCTAAATGGAG GGCCTGGTTGTTCATCTGTTGGAGCTGGAGCTTTTATTGAGCACGGACCCTTTAGACCAAGTGGATATAATCTTGTCAAGAACGAGTATAGTTGGAATAAAG AAGTAAATATGCTGTACCTGGAGTCACCAGCTGGAGTTGGTTTTTCTTACTCATCTAATCAATCATTTTACAGCTATGTGAACGACGAGATAACAG CACAAGACAGTCTCTTATTCCTGAAACTATGGTTTGCCAAGTTTCCAGAATACCAAAACAGAGATTTTTTTATCGCAGGAGAGAGCTATGCCG GTCATTATGTTCCACAACTTGCACATCTCATTGTTCATTCCGATGTGAAGTTCAAATTGAAGGGGATCGCT ATAGGGAATCCTCTTCTGGAATTCGCCACTGATTTCAATGCGCCGGACGAGTATTACTGGTCTCATGGCTTGATATCTGATGCTGTTTATAGCCGTCTCAGTAAAGAGTGCAACAGTTCTCAGATGATGCGAGAGGCCATATATGGCGGCTTTCTTTCTCCCGCCTGTACTGATGTATATACCCAACTTTCAGGACAACTTTCTCTGTCAATCGATCAATACTATGTCATTGGTGATGTCTGTGAGCAGTCATCTGGTCAATCTCAAGTGGAGACTCTGTATCACCCTCTACAATCTAGAGTTGAGACTTTGTCATCTTTTCATTCACTCTCAGATGCTTCCAGTCAACAG CCAGTTAGGCAGAGCAAGGAAGATGTCTGCGCTCAAGAAAATACACACAAGTATTTGAACAGGAAAGATGTGCAGCAGGCTCTCCATGCCCGGCTCGTTGGAGTCCCAAAATGGGTTTTATGTAGCAA gGTTCCAAAATATGATGCGAGAGACCGAGAGAAACCTACGATTCCTGTCGTAGGATCACTTGTCAAGTCTGGCATCCGGGCCTTGGTTTACAG TGGAGATCAGGATTCAGTTATCCCATTTACCGGGACTCGGACACTCGTGAATGGATTAGCAATGGAGTTGAAACTGGAAACAACTGTACCTTACGGAGCTTGGTTTGAAGGAAAACAG GTTGGTGGTTGGACACAGGTATATGGAAAGTTGGAGCTATCCTTTGCCAGCATAAGAGGAGCTTCTCACACAGCTCCAGCCTCTCAACCACAGAGATCATTAACGCTCTTTAAGGGGTTTATTGCAGGCAAACCACTGCCGGCAACATGA